The Pogoniulus pusillus isolate bPogPus1 chromosome 30, bPogPus1.pri, whole genome shotgun sequence genomic interval GCAGCCCCCGGTGCCAGCCCAGCCCGGCCATTAGGATGCCGTTTTTGCCTGCGGCCGGGGAGGGCTCAGCCCCGCGGCGCTGGGCAGGGCGGTGCCACCCGGGCCCTGCTTTGTAATTTGGGACAGCAGGAACGTGGGCACCCGCAAGGCTCGGGGAGCAAACCTGCAATTTGGGGCATTCTGACCCTGCCCGGCTTGGCATCGGCTTCCCTGGGCTGCGCCTTGCTGTGACAGCAAGAAATTccaggacagacagacagacagacacagacaggACACATGACACCACTGatcctgcagagctggagccacacggagcagcctgcccagcaccgtgccacacacagcagcctgcccagcgtCATGGCACCACCGCGGACAGCATCGTGCCGCCCTCAAGGACAGCACCACGCACAGAGTGACACGCTGGCCCCTGCcaccctcagcccctgcccccggcccctgctgtgcccccagACTGCCTTCCCGCAGATTGCTCTGCTGCGAGCTGCTCTTTGGCACAGCAAGCTGCTGGCATCCCCGTGCGAGGGGATGCAGAGGTGGGGGCAGAGCAAGGTGACACCACCGAGCATCCCAGAGCCAGGCTGTCGCATGCAGAGGGGCAgccagtagcagcagcagcagcagcagcagcagccgcagccgcagcagcagcagcagcagccgcaaCAGCcgcagcagccgcagcagcagcagcagcagcagcagcagcagcagcagcagccgcagcagcagccgcagcagcagccgcagcagcagcagcagcagcagcagcagcaggtccccGCGGCCGGCGCTGACTCACCCATAAACATTTACACTGGGAGCAGGGAGCGGGGCCGGGCAGGCTGCGCCGGCCCAGATGGAAACTATCCGAAGCACAGCCTGAATGTAAACATCTGGGGGGGCCCAGGGGGCAGGTGAGCAGCTGCGCTGCCAACCCACCCGCGGCACGGCCACCGCCGGACCGCACAGCCAGGGCTCAGCTCGCAGATGAGGTGGCTCCAGAGCCTCCTGAAACGTCCCAGTGCGAGCTGCAGGGATTGAGGGTGGCACAAGGTGCCCgggggagcagggatggggatggccagtggaggccatgaagatgcagACGGGCCTGGAGCATTTCCTCCCGCTgtggggaggaaaggctgagagcactggggctgttgagcctgcacaagagcagcccgAGAAGGgatctcagtgctcagcaagagctaaaggacctgtgggggcaagaggcttcggccagactcttgtcagtggtgcccagtgacagcacgaagggcaaggggcacaaacgggaacccaggaggttccacctgaacaggaggagaaattcctttggtgtgagggtgctggagacctggagcaggctgcccagagaggttgtggagtctccttctctgcagagcttccaaacccacctgggcactgtgatcctgtaccagctgctgtgtgtgcccttgcttgagcagggggttggactggctgatgtccataggtcacttccagccctcaccatgctgggattcagggATTCTGTTGAACATGGCAGGCATGAGGGTGGAGAAATGGGGACATTGAGTTCAGTTGGAGCAGGGATTGGATGTGGAGAGTGGGATCTAAacctggcaggagcagggataAAGACAGAAGGATGGGGATGGTGATCCTATCAAATCAGGGATGTCCATACAGGGATAGGGGTACTGGGACCCACTAGGGCAGGGATGGGAATATGTGGACTGTGATGCTGAGCCAGGGTTGGGGTGGGGAGAGCAGGGACAGTCCTGGGTCATTTCTGCTCCCTTGAGTGGCTGCCTCAGGGCCAGTCACAGAGAAGGGGTCAGGCTGGTGGCTTGAGGGCTGACcaacagctgtgtgctgggggaaagTGGGACCTGGGAGCAAACCTGAGCCTCTTTCAGCCCCTGGTACCCacaggatggtgagactcttgATGGCTACTCATAGTTTTTCTCTTCTTgtctctcccagccccagccacacccaggcaggcacagccctggccagtgcTGCCCTAGGAGGCCAAGATCCTGAGCCTGCCACTACTTctctggccagcagggacaagcCCTGGATGCACAGAGGCCATCCCAACAGGCAGTGATGGTCCCCAAAGTGTCCCCTCACAGGGCAGGAACGTGTTacaccctcagcctccagcagcctgtgctccccTGCCATACTTCCTCTCTGGCACCGCCACCCTTTCCACTCCCATGCCGTGGCACTGGGCCAAGCCCCACGTGGGCAGGGGGTCCTGGGGGCTGGGGTGCCCAATGCCCTGGGCTTTGACCTCAGCTCAGCAAGGGGTGGCCACGAATTTTGTTTCTGTTCCCTCCTGGGAGGCtgcggctgctgctgtgggaggaggatggagaagTGAGATTGTGCTGGAGGATGTGGGCAGGCAGTGGAGCGGGCATGGGGATAGGAGGCCAGTGGATGCCATCCTCGCCAGGAAGAGACCATCATGTCCAGGTAACACTTTAATGGGATGGGATCAAGGGTAGGGCTCACCccaggggaaagcagctcctcctcacacCAGTCCAAGATAAAGCATAAATCCGAGGAGATAAGGGTCCCCTACCCACGGCTCTGCGGGCACAGCAGAGTGGGCACCGTGCCCAGGCTCATCCCCTCGACGCTCTGGGCTGCAGTTCCCATCCATGCAGCTCAGGAGTGCTCtggcaggaagctgctgagagTCAGGTTGTCACCATCCACCTCGGAGCCGCCGTTGAGCAGCAGCTTCGGGCGCTggccaggggcagctctggggccGTTGGTGGGCACCTCGCTGtcgggcagcagggaggagatgcAAATCATCTCGGTGTGGCTCAGCCGGCGCCGCGCTGACCGTGCCCGGCGCCACAGCAGGGTACCCAGCACCCCCGTGCACACCATGAAGGTGGCAGCCACCAGGGCCAGCAACAGCATTGCCAGCAGGCACTTGCCCACCACCCTGCTGGGCTCCCAGAAGGCTGGTTCCGTGGTCCCCTCGGGCTTGGTGTgccaaggggctgcaggagttgGCGTGTGTGGAGACCTGGATTTCTTGACCTTGTCACCCGTGATGGTGgcactgagggctggggatgtcACCGAGTTACTGTCCGTGCCACTGCCTGCTGTCCCCTCCTTGCTGGGCAATGTGAGCCTGAGGACAGTGGTGAAGCTCTTCTGGGGGGCTGTctgtgtgctgggtgctggtggtggcacagagcccagcagcaggccagGATCAGGAGGATCAGTCTCATCCTGCAGGTCTGTTGGCAGGTCTGTGATGGTTGGCACAGCaaggccctgctgcaggctggtgtTGGTGAagggtgctggtggtggcacagagcccagcagcaggccagGGTCAGGAGGATCAGTCTCATCCTGCAGGTCTGTTGGCAGGTCTGTGATGGGCACAGcaagcctctgctgcaggctggtgctggtgaagggtgctggtggtggcacagagcccagcagcaggccagGGTCAGGAGGATCAGTCTCATCCTGCAGGTCAGTTGGCAGCTCTGTGTTGGGCACAGCaagcccctgctgcaggctggtgtTGGTGAagggtgctggtggtggcacagagcccagcagcaggtcagactcaagggaatcagtcaggttgctgctgggcagcatggTGGCAGAGTGGCCGTGCCCCAGCGTGGTGGCAGTGGGCTGCTGCCCACCATCATCTCTTCTCCTgcgggagggtggcagaggctcagcttgtgcctgcttGCTCGCTCCCCAGACCCATCCCACGCCGCGCTGCTGGCCCGGCTCCAGcggtggcacagccctgcatgCCCAAAGGGCACTCAGCACCAGAatcaccagcacagcccagcccagtgccaTGGGACCTGCAGGGGGAACAGAGAGGGAAGATGAAattggggtgggaggaggctgagctccattgttcaggttggaaatggCCCCCAGGAGGATTCagacagagccatggaatggttgtggttggcagagacctttcagatgGCCCAGCCCAaacaccaacccagcactgccagggcatggctaagccatggccctcagcaacacatctacacagctttgaaacccctccagggatggggactccgccgctgccctgggcagcctgggccaggccctgacaacccttttgggaaggaaattgttcttcatgtccaacctaaacctcctctggcacaacctgaggccatttcctctccttctgtcgcTTGATACTAGggtgaagagaccaagccccacccagcttcagcctcctttcagggagctgcagagagcaatgaggtctctcctcagcctcctcttctccagactgaacacccccagctccctcagctgcttctcaccagctctgttccccagacccttcaccagctttgttctggctggggaggggaccCTGACTGTGGTAGGGCTGGAGGATGTGAgcattgccctcctccagccgtgggcagcagagctgagctctctccacctgcaggagctcagctctGATGAGAAGAAAGTTTTGAGAAGGAAGCTGAGTGCCTGGAAATGGGAAACAAGCAGCGGTGGAGGCGGCTGCTGGCGGGGAGGGGCAGTTGCAGGATGAGTCCCTGCTCAGAAATGAGACCCCATGGACCTCACACACGCACTCGGACTGACCTCACCACGGggttcatcctcctcctcccctggccaggctggtgaggggctctGGGGCCAAGCCACCAcctgcaccagagcaggaggagaggcaaacccaccccaaacacACCTGTGTCACATCTGCCACTCACCAACACCTCCCCTAGGAGCTCTGGTAGGTGGAAGCCAGTGAGGTTCCTGCTCCAAacagcacccaacacccccaggagGTCCTCACACCTCcacaacacccacctggctcctaAGAAAAGCCAGGGACCAGCACCGCAGAGGGGTGGCACCGCCTGGGCACCCACACATGTCCCACGGGAGGACCCTGAGCATCCCCTTTGCACCCAAAGCATCCCCATGCGCCCCGTGCTGGGACTCACCTTTGCCGGGGAGCACCGTGAGGCCCCgagctgcagcaccagctggcatcacctggctgtgccagcaccgcgggcagctgggaggctgcagggcgTCGCAGGCTGCCCTCCGCCTGCGCGGGAAGGGAGGCGCGGAAGAGCTGCTGTGGTTtcagagagctggcaggaggaagGACGTCACGCCAGGAGTGGGGCCACCAAAGGATGGGAGCTGTGGGCACCCAGGATGTGGGGGTACAGTCCCAAAAAGGGGGCTCCCACCCCTCCTGAAGCCCccgcagcagcccagccccagcggcggagcagctcagcctctgctgcgcTCTGTGCCGAGGTTTGCATCACCCCAAAAGCAGAAGTGATGGGAAAcctggtgccagggctgccagaCAGCCCCCCCGCGGGCATGCTGTGGGCACAGACAGGGTGGTGGGAAGACGTCATGGGACATGGAGGTAGCTCAGCGCTATGAAATGGCCTTCACGTgcaaacaggaggaagaggaggaggagggcaaggGCCTGGCTCGGTGCAGTTGCAGGTCCCTCACACCAGGAACCGTCTCTTGGCACCGATGTCCTCAGGTGGCAGTCTGCGGCTGAAGAGCTCCTGGGGGGCTCTGGGGAGCCACCAGGCACGGAGGGCCACGTAAGTCTGCAGGGCTCACCCCACCCTAACCACAGGCAggaggtgcagctgcaggaaggatgCTGCAAGAGCACATCCGCTGCAAACGCCCTGCGGCTGCTGCCGGGGCTGTAaacagcccccaccccccagcaggACCCTGCACCCCCGCCATGGGCTGCGtgcaccccagccctgctcagaagctcctggccaggaGGGCTGGGTGAGGGTCCCAGTCCCTGCTGCCCCTAGAGCTCTCTTGGGGAACCGTGCACAGCAGATGCGGTCCAGATCTCGGGAGCAGGGGTGAGCAGCTCCTGGGGTGGAGCCAGGGTGCGGAGGGGTGGCCAGGGAGCATCGCCCCCCTGAGGGCATCTCTGACCCCATCTCCAGGCGCAGTCTGGCCTTTGAGGCCGGGTCAGGGCGtagcagaggcagctgaaggtggtggggaaatcacagaaccacagattgACCTTTCAGGCTCAGGCTGTCcaacccctgcagccagcagacacagctgcaaccaaagcaggctgctcagagcccctaaGCAAACGACCTGGGCTggatgggacatctcccacctctctgggcaacctgggccaggctctctccaccctcaaacttttcttccttctctccagcctgaatctccctctttcagttgcAAAccctcaccccttgtcctgtcagcacAGTCCCTGCTCgaagctctgtccccagcactctgctcagcctccttaGGCAcagaaaggccaccagaaggtgtccCCATGCcgggtggaacactgcagcccCAGGGAAGGATCTCAAACCTGCAGGGACTGAGTGATGCCTTCCAGCCTGGGCTTTTTCTGTTGCTCCAGGTTGTCCTGCACCCTTGAAGCAAATttcagctggggaagagcagaacAAGCTCCAAGGCAGCTCCCAGTAGTGCTGCTCCTTCTGGAGACCTCATCACCCTGGTCTGAGCTACCATCAAGTCCCACAGTGTCAGAActgagttggaaaagccctttaagaccaagtccaaccatcaacctgagcccaccatggctgttaaaccatgtcccagagtgccacgtCCACACACTGCctcaacccctccagggatggtgactccaccacccacctgggcagcctcttgcagtggctgagaatccTTTCAGCAATAAAGTTCCTTCTAATCTCTAACCTTAACCCTcccaccctggcacaatttcaggccatttcctccccttctatcacctgagagcTGGGAGAAAAGCTTGACCCCACCGCACTGCAACCTTCCAGGCAGCtagagaggagcccaaccccacctcactgcaaccttccAGGCAGCTAGAGAGGAACCcgaccccacctcactgcaacctttcAGGCAGCTAGAGAGGAACCCAagcccacctcactgcaaccttccAGGCAGCtagagaggagcccaaccccacctcactgcaaccttccAGGCAGCTAGAGaggaacccaaccccacctcactgcaaccttccAGGCAGctagagaagagcccaaccccacttcactgcaaccttACAGGCAGCTAGAGaggaacccaaccccacctcactgcaaacttTGAGTCAGCTAGAGaggaacccaaccccacctcactgcaacctttcAGGCAGCTAGAGAAGAACCcgaccccacctcactgcaaccttccAGGCAGctagagaagagcccaaccccacctcactgcaaccttccAGGCAGctagagaagagcccaaccccacctcactgcaacctttcaggcagctagagaagaacccaaccccacctcactgcaaccttccAGGCAGctagagaagagcccaaccccacctcactgcaaccttccAGGCAGctagagaagagcccaaccccacctcactgcaacctttcaggcagctagagaagaacccaaccccacctcactgcaaccttccagggagctggacAGAGCAATGACCCAGCCAAGCTTCTGGGTTGACTGCCAGGGACATCCCCACGGCACGCAGCTGTGATCCTCGGGAtgagccagagcagaggggagcggAGGAGCCCTGGAGGCCGAGCCCAGCCGCTCAGGTTGCAGAGGCTGCGGGTTGAGGGCAGTGCCGCCAGGGCCATGCTGAAGGGCAGGAAGAGAGGcgaaggaggaggcagagcagaggcagtttTTATAATCAATGACTTCTTTTTATCTTTTGAAAATGGAAGCAAATATCAGGACAGGTATCGAGGGCCGCTCTATAAGAGCGCATCCTGCAGGACTCGGCTGGCTCTCTCCTGGGGTAATCGCGGCTACAAAAGAAGCTTCAGGCACTGACTCTGGTTGAGCCTGGCGAGGCATCAGTTCATTTAAATAAAAACACAGGCTAAAAActcaaaaccaccaccaaggcagcctttcctctgccctcctggGACCTGCTGCCACCCCCAGACCTCCTCTGGGCGTTTCCATCCTCCAGTGTCTTCCCAACGCTTTTGATTTCCTTCTCGCTAGAATAAAAACAAACTCGAGCCCAAAGGTGTCCCACCCACCCCAAGCACACAACCCTGAAGTCACATGTACGAGTTGACACAGAAATCaccttttttttgggggagggagggagaaggaggagagtgtTTGGGGGTAGATACAAAAAGTTGATGACACGGAGTCATCTCAGCCACTGACTGCAACACAAATGCCACCCAGCACTCAAATAACCTGGAGGTactgggttgggggggggggtcacaggcacagggcaggggacaCCTGGTCCTCCTGCTGTGCTCACTGCTCAACACCACAGAAATCCCACTTTTGGGAAGCTTTCATGCTATGGAATTCTAACTCGTCCTCTGGCTCCTCCTCGTGTCTCTCCAGCTACCtggccctggctgtgcccatgGTGTGGCTTcaccttcacacacacacacacacacacacacacacacacacacacagagaggcaTCCCTCCAGAACACAAGCCTGGAGCTGTGAGCTCTGAACATGCAAAGGAAGGGTtaggaacaacaaaaaaaaagggggggggttGAGGATTTCTATAGCTAACCTCATGG includes:
- the SELPLG gene encoding P-selectin glycoprotein ligand 1 isoform X1 encodes the protein MPAGAAARGLTVLPGKGPMALGWAVLVILVLSALWACRAVPPLEPGQQRGVGWVWGASKQAQAEPLPPSRRRRDDGGQQPTATTLGHGHSATMLPSSNLTDSLESDLLLGSVPPPAPFTNTSLQQGLAVPNTELPTDLQDETDPPDPGLLLGSVPPPAPFTSTSLQQRLAVPITDLPTDLQDETDPPDPGLLLGSVPPPAPFTNTSLQQGLAVPTITDLPTDLQDETDPPDPGLLLGSVPPPAPSTQTAPQKSFTTVLRLTLPSKEGTAGSGTDSNSVTSPALSATITGDKVKKSRSPHTPTPAAPWHTKPEGTTEPAFWEPSRVVGKCLLAMLLLALVAATFMVCTGVLGTLLWRRARSARRRLSHTEMICISSLLPDSEVPTNGPRAAPGQRPKLLLNGGSEVDGDNLTLSSFLPEHS
- the SELPLG gene encoding P-selectin glycoprotein ligand 1 isoform X2 produces the protein MALGWAVLVILVLSALWACRAVPPLEPGQQRGVGWVWGASKQAQAEPLPPSRRRRDDGGQQPTATTLGHGHSATMLPSSNLTDSLESDLLLGSVPPPAPFTNTSLQQGLAVPNTELPTDLQDETDPPDPGLLLGSVPPPAPFTSTSLQQRLAVPITDLPTDLQDETDPPDPGLLLGSVPPPAPFTNTSLQQGLAVPTITDLPTDLQDETDPPDPGLLLGSVPPPAPSTQTAPQKSFTTVLRLTLPSKEGTAGSGTDSNSVTSPALSATITGDKVKKSRSPHTPTPAAPWHTKPEGTTEPAFWEPSRVVGKCLLAMLLLALVAATFMVCTGVLGTLLWRRARSARRRLSHTEMICISSLLPDSEVPTNGPRAAPGQRPKLLLNGGSEVDGDNLTLSSFLPEHS